The Mycobacterium avium subsp. avium genomic sequence CGCCGTCGGCGAGGTCGTCGAGCAGAAACCGCGCGGTCTCGGCCGTGACCCGCGCCGCCAGCGGGTCGCCGGTGCGGCGGGCCCAATGCGCGTAGACCCGCAGCAGCAGCGCGTTGTCGTACAGCATCTTCTCGAAATGCGGTACCACCCAAGCGTTGTCGACGCTGTAGCGGGCGAAGCCGCCGCCCAGCTGGTCGTAGATCCCGCCGCGGGCCATCGCCGCACCGGTGTGCGCCACCGCCTGCAGCACCGCTGCTGACCCGGTGCGCTCGTAGCTGCGCAGCAGCGCCTCCAGCAGCGCCGACGGCGGGAATTTGGGGGCGCCGCCGAACCCGCCGTGCACCGTGTCCCGGTCGGCGATGATCGCGGCGACGGCCTCGTCGCACAGCGCCGCCGCGAGGTCCGCACCGCCCGCGGGCAGCCCGGAGGTCATCTTGCGCAGCTCGCCGGCGATGCGGTCCGACGCCTCCTCGACCTCGCCGCGGCGCTCCCGCCAGGTGGCCGAGACAGCCGAAAGCAGTTGCAGGAAGGCGTCTTTGGGATAGTAGGTGCCGCAGAAGAAGGGCCGGCCGTCCGGTGTCAGGAAACACGTCATCGGCCAACCGCCGTGCCCGGTCAGGGCGACGGTGGCGTTCATGTACACCGCGTCGATGTCGGGGCGTTCCTCGCGGTCGACCTTGACGCAGACGAATCCGGAGTTCATCGCCGCGGCCACGTCGGGGTCTTCGAACGACTCGTGGGCCATGACGTGGCACCAGTGGCAGGCGGCGTACCCCACCGAGAGCAGGATCGGCACGTCGCGGGCGGCGGCGTCGGCCAGTGCCTGCGGGGTCCACTGCTGCCAGTGCACCGGGTTGTCGGCGTGCTGACGCAGATACGGGCTGGTCGCCCGCCCAAGGGTATTCGTGGCCGACGGGTCAGCCGGGCTCATCGCCGGATCCCGGGGGTCGCGGTGACCCGTTGGCCTGGTCCGGGCCGGGATCGGCGTCCGGTGCGCCCTCCGCGTCGACCGCGTCGGTGCCCTCGTCGGCGGCCTGATCCGGCTCGGGGTGTTGGGGGTCGAACGATTCGGGCACCTTGCGCAGTTGCCGGTTCATCGACCGCAGCAGGAACAGCGTGCTGATCAACAGCAGCACGACGATCAGCAACCCGACCGGGCTGGCCTTGCCGAAGTCGGGTCCGGTGTGGTGCGGTGCGCCGTCGGCCACCGCACCGGAGAGCACCAGGAGGTGGTTCACGCGTCGGGCTCGATTCCGGCGAACAGGTCGTCTTCGGGCAACCGGACCGGGACCCGGGAGCGGGCCAACTCGAATTCCTCAGTGGGCCAAAGCCGTTGCTGCCATGCGATGGGGGCGGCGAAGAAGTCGTGGTCCGGGTCGATCTGGGTGGTGTGCGCCCGCAGCGCGTCGTCGCGCTGGCTGAAATAGGCCGAGCATTCCACGCGGGTGGTGACGCGGGACTCGAACGGGTCGTGGGCGGGATCCCAATGCTCGAGCCACTTCTTGAACGGCGGTTCGTGACCGTGTTTGACCGCTTCGTCGTGCAGCAGCTGCATCCGCGCCCGCAGGAAGCCGTGGTTGTAGTACAGCTTGGACACCGTCCACGGCTCGCCGGCGTCCGGGAAGCGCCGGTAGTCGCCGGCCGCCTCGTAGGCGCCGACCGAAACCTGGTGGCAGCGAATGTGATCGGGATGCGGGTAGCCGCCGGTTTCGTCGTAGGTGGTCATCACGTGCGGCCGGAATTCGCGGACCACCCGGACCAGCGCCTCGATCGACTCCTCCAGCGGCACCAGGGCGAAACATCCCTCGGGCAGCGGAGGAGGCGGGTCGCCCTTGGGTAATCCCGAATCGACGAAGCCCAGCCAGATGTGCTCGACGCCGAGTATCTCGGCGGCCTTGGCCATTTCGTCGCGCCGGATTTCGGCGATGTGGCCGTGCACCTCGGGCAGGTCCATCGCCGGGTTGAGGATGTCGCCGCGCTCGCCGCCGGTTAACGTCACCACCAGCACCCGATGGCCCTCGTCGGCGTAGCGGGCCAGGGTGGCCGCGCCCTTGCTGGACTCGTCGTCGGGATGGGCGTGCACCGCCATCAACCGCAATTCGCTCACGTGCTCCCTTGTCA encodes the following:
- the mca gene encoding mycothiol conjugate amidase Mca — translated: MSELRLMAVHAHPDDESSKGAATLARYADEGHRVLVVTLTGGERGDILNPAMDLPEVHGHIAEIRRDEMAKAAEILGVEHIWLGFVDSGLPKGDPPPPLPEGCFALVPLEESIEALVRVVREFRPHVMTTYDETGGYPHPDHIRCHQVSVGAYEAAGDYRRFPDAGEPWTVSKLYYNHGFLRARMQLLHDEAVKHGHEPPFKKWLEHWDPAHDPFESRVTTRVECSAYFSQRDDALRAHTTQIDPDHDFFAAPIAWQQRLWPTEEFELARSRVPVRLPEDDLFAGIEPDA